The DNA sequence AGCCGAGTGTCCCAGGATCTGGGGTATAAGCGCCATGCCCCAGAGGGCTCCCCAGGTATGCCAGGAGTAGCCGCTCACCGGCAGGGAGGACAGCATGAGAGCTACCCACAGAAAAGCCGCCGCCGAACCGTAACACACCGCCACGTAGGGCATCAGGGATACCTTGGCCCTGACTTTCCTCCCCAGAAGCAGATAGACAGTCAGACTTATGGCCCCTAAAAGGGCCAGACCGTCCCCTTTCCAGGCATCCGGGCCTGTGGAAAAGTCCCCCCATCCTATGATTACAGCTCCTACCACCGCCAGGGATATAGCCATGGCGGTTTTTTTGTCTATCCTGTCTCCGGTGATAAAAGGGGCGGCAAGGGCGACCCAGAGGGGAGAGGTGTTGACCAGCACGACGCAGCTCGCTATGGATATGTACTGTAAGGCGGATATCCAGGAGGCGAAGTGTATGGCCAGTGCCCCTCCTGAGATGACGGTGTAGATCCAGTCTTTGGAGGTGAGCCCCTTTATATCCTCCCTATGGTGTAACATCGCCCAGGGGACCAGTACGATCGAGGCCAGCCCAAGCCTGTAAGCGGCGGTGACTAGAGCGGGAGCGTCCGCCGCCTTAGCGAAGATCGAGCCCGTTGAGGTCGCCAGTATGGCCAAAAACATTATGATGTTTGCCTTTTTATCCAATGGAAATAGCCGCCTTTCGTGTTATTCTGGGTGTATAGCCGATCGAAAGACTATAGATCATAGGACATCACAGCGCAAGGAGGTATTCTCGTGAGGATAATATGCTTGGTCGTGGTCTTTTTTGCCCTTTTTTCCGTGCCCTCCGCCTCTGCGGAGGTTCCTCCCAAAATAGCCTTTATAGGTCCTCTCTCCGGTCACGACGGTCACGAAGGATTGGCGGCTAAACAGGCATTTCTTCTGGCTATAAAGCAGGTGTCCGACGAAACCGGAAAGGAGATCGTTCCGGTGGTGATGGATGACTTTGCCGATCCCGATCAGGCCCGTGAGGCCGCTCTGACGGTGGCTTCCGATAGCTCCGTTATGGCTGTAGTGGCCCATTATCACAGTGTCTGTGCTTTTGCCACTATGGATGTATTCTCCTCCG is a window from the Dethiosulfovibrio salsuginis genome containing:
- a CDS encoding DMT family transporter, which produces MDKKANIIMFLAILATSTGSIFAKAADAPALVTAAYRLGLASIVLVPWAMLHHREDIKGLTSKDWIYTVISGGALAIHFASWISALQYISIASCVVLVNTSPLWVALAAPFITGDRIDKKTAMAISLAVVGAVIIGWGDFSTGPDAWKGDGLALLGAISLTVYLLLGRKVRAKVSLMPYVAVCYGSAAAFLWVALMLSSLPVSGYSWHTWGALWGMALIPQILGHSAYNWALRWVNPAVVAVMLLGEPIGSSVMAWAFFHEVPGPAIVLGGCFILIGIYMTQRNKVSPAPAKATL